TTAATTCTTTTGGAtgtcattaaataattacagaagTGTTCCAAAGTTTATATATTGCATCCAAACTAGTTAGCAGACTAAACTTCTTTAACAATTAGCCAAAACCTGCATATCATCCATAGTTTTTTTAGATGTTAATACAGTTGCTGCTGACATTCTAAACTGCCACTTACTTTGGATCTGAGAATGTTAACTTAAACCTGTCTAGTCAGTGTTTCCATTCTTGGAATAGCAACAATGGACACTCGCAATAACACCTGCCTTCACTAGTTAACCCAATAGCTTACACcctatatatgtaaattccAAGCCTCGAGTGACTACACTTGGAAATAACCCCAACTTACTCGGCTACTAGCCCCTGTAGCTTACATCTTATGGTTGTAATGTAAATGCGTGAAAGCTTATAGAAACAACTTTCTCGGAAAAGTTACAAATACAGGAAGCTAATTACAACCAACGCTCGACACCATACCAGCAAACAAAGCGTGTTTTTTTTCATCGTAGTTAGAGTCTGCGTCCAAAATCCAAGAGTTTTCAGGCAGATGAGGTTATGAACTAACTGTGCCCAACCTGTGACTCACAAAAAATTTGCCTTCATATAGCACCAACAGCTGCGATCGAAAGATAAAGTTGACATTAAGAGTTGCCTGCTGCATTTCCAGATGTGGCTTCATGCTGCTGGTGCCTGTGGCAAGGATGGAGATTCTATGTTCTGTAGAGTACCTTTTGAAGTGTAGTTTCAAATTCTTGGCTAGTCAGGTAGACAAATGGAATGAAATTGGATATCAGAAAGAGGCTACTTGGAGACCTAGgggtggtttctccctctcaCCACCTTATTCTCAGTGTTCATGCTCAACAACTCATCAAGCTGTATACTTCCAGACTTTTCGcattatatattgaatttgctgaCTAGATTTGTTGGCCTCAGTGATTGAATGCTGTTACCATCTAAGATGCTATCTGTTCGTCAAATATTTAGTGTCTCATAGCAAACTCTCTTCTCATCCTGTGATTTCATCTACTGGTGCAACTTCTCCCTGGAGGCTGTAGTTAAGTAGTTaaacatcaatatatacatgcataGAGATGGATGTTTGTGGTGTAATTGTTGCTTATTGGTGCATATTTTACTTTGTAATGGGTCTCATGATGACGgtaaatcaacaaatatacTACTTTGCTGTGATACCAAGCATCTCACAATTCCAAGTATTATAGTTTCAGAAACATCATCATTATGATGGCTGTTTCTGTTTAATTATCATATGTGTTTCTGTCTAATTATcatatgtatttcttttctctAGATTTTGATATATCCGATGCCCAGTACAAGCATGCAATGGCTGTTGAATATCTAGCACCAAGATTGGCTGCTCTTAGAATTGAACTTTGCCCAGTCCATATGAGTGAGGGTTACTTTTGGATGGTCTATTTTGTTCTTCTACATTCAAGGTTAAATAAACATGATGCTGATCTGTTGTCTTCGCTGCAGGTTAGTTGGTAACTTAGAATTAGACATCAAGTGATGCATTTAACTCTCATTTGCAGTAAATTAGAGCATTGTAAATGGTTTATGTTAGCAGttagttttctttatttttctggaAATAATAAGAAGTTATTTCACCCAGATTTGAAGTCAAAAGCCTGCCCAGAGAAATGAGTTACTAGATTGTTATGTCTTTGAGTGTGTAATCAGTTTATAATTCGTTCTTGGTGTATGCTAAGTTTTCaatgcaattttggtcttcacgctaaatttgtttttactGTGTTTATGGAAGTGATCTGGGGGTGACTTGACTGGGAGATAAAACATTTAATTGTTCTGTTATGCTCTTGTTATAGTAAGTTGAAACATTTATTGCCATCCTAATATAAGCTGGTTGTCAGTTGGAAAAGACACCTTACTTAAGTGTTCATTTCCCCCTTTTTcccttcttttattttttaaagcattGTCTTCTTTCTATTTCATATCAACTATGAAATAGTATTTGTTGTTTATGTtggttaatataattttaggattCTAGGTTGCAAAATGAAGAGTGATTATGGGTTTGGGTGAGACTAGAATCAAGCTGTTCTTGTTACCATGCATGGCATTATGTTTGAAACATATATTGCAGTTCTTGACCAAGAATCTTGATGAAACTGAGCAGTATGCAACTAGTTGTCCTTATTTGTCTAATTGGCTTGCAGATTGTGCAAGCAAGAGCTATGTGGATGCAAGAGTTACAAAAGCGAACTAAGGAGGAGTCATACTGGTTGGGAGTCAgtgattttcatttgaaagaAAGTACAGATTCAACGCATGAGAATTTTATTGCGCACTCTTATGAAGATGCTTATTTTGGAAACGCATCGGGCCAAATATCTCCTTACGAATCTTCAATGAACCATACGACAGCAGATCATGAGATCGAGAAGCACCCATTTAATGACATCGAGTTCATTGACAAGTCTGTCATCAAAGAAGACCCAGCACCCAAACTCCTGGAGAAGGAGATAGTTGTGGGTTCATCCATCGAAACACCAGTGCATGATGATAACAATAATGATGACGATGACgacaatgatgatgatgactgGCTAAAGGATGATCCAGATCTAATTGGCTATTCAGGCACCTCAATTGTGGTAAATGAAGAAGATATATCGTTTAGTGATCTGGAGGAGGATTTAGATTGCTCTATGCCCATTAAGGTAGCCTCAACCGAAGGGAATAGAACTAAAACTTCATGAATTTGTTCTTGGGAAATTCCTACTGTTTTTGCCAAGAAAAAACATCTCTGGGCAAGGTGATCGAAGCCAGAAAATGGAGTATGTTCCAGCCCTTCCTAACACTTGCAGAAATGACTCATGAATTATGTTTGCAAAGTCGAAACCATCGCAACATTGTGTGCTTGGTCCAAGTGTTACATCATGATCTGGAAGTTACTGGCAAGCCCCAATCCTAGAGGGCTGAAGTATACTGCACATAACAGTGTCAAAGTTGAAGAATTTTGATGATTCGTATTTCTGATTTTCTGTCGGACCAGAGCCACCGAGAAGGTACTATATGTTCCTTATTTCTTTGTTCCTTTGAACTATAGAATAGCTTCAGGCAATAACTTGGCTTGGTGACGAATTGTCTCTCTATCCCTTGTACTTTGTTCATTTCTGATGCCATGATGTCACAGCTCGACCATGACTTGAGAAGAAAGAACTGAAATGCAAGTTATGGTTGATTACATGTACATATTACTAGAAAATATGAAGCAACGGTTGCTGCATGAAATTCCTCCCTTCGTAACTCTGGTCTCTGGGTTATGGAGAAGTCTTATGCTTATCATGGAAGCATATCGAACATGTAATTCCTTGCCTCTGATAATCTTATACTAACATTGTGAAGTTCACTGTCTGATTTGTATGACGAATTGGAATAGTCAACACTCCCACCTCTTGTATTTGAATGAGCTAAGAGTTGATGAAGCACATTGCTGTGGTTTATAGGAACCAGCCACGTTTCATGATTTCTTGCTTTTATTATGATAGAAAAGGAGTAATACCTACTGGAAATTTCTCATACATGTTTGATGTTTTCAACTTGTAACAAATATCTACAGAGGGCTCTTTTGAAGGTTTATTAGTTTAAAGGGttgacaataataattttcatgcgagttagtgtaattttgtactattcctttttctcttttgaaattataataatattaactcaaattttcattgttgacaatttttttttcgaaaaaaacgCGGTTATTTATTTACCAGAATTAGAAATAAGACCACGTCTCAGCTCAACAATAAAGAATAGACATGACCAATTAAGGCGACCTAACACATGCATGCTGAACCTCCCCTAACCTCTCGATACTCTTTCTCAGCTGCTTAACCTCGTGTAGTGGCGTGGCTAAGCTACTGTCTTGACTGCTTCCATGCTACGACCCTCGAAGGGAGTTTGGTCTCAGTGATGCAACGACATCTAGCAAAGGAATAGGAAGAATGTGAAGTCTTGCGCATCCAAGGCTGTGTACCTCTCGCAGCCATATCATTGTTGTTGCATAGTTGTCTGAAATAATCCTCCTTGGCAAATCCGAAAGAGCTCAAACCAACTGTGCATAAGGGCATCTCACAAACGCATGGGCAGCGTGCTCCTCAGCTTCATACCACGGACATCCCTCCTACAAAGACACTCCAGGCTTGCAAAGACTTCTTCTTGGGATTGCATACACACCACATTTCCAAGCAAAAAGTTGGACTTTTATTCGAACTCCAGATGAAATTCGAAGACCATAAACGCTTGTGGACCTGCTCATGTGCATCCGACGAGCCTGTTGACGAAGCAAGCTTTATGTGCCAGTTTGTACACAATCTTTACCGTAAATTTTACCATTCTTTTCGTAATGCCAAATGAGTTCGTCCTCTAATCCACCTATTGTATCATTGTGAAGAGAATGTATTCTGCGTCAATATCCAAGAACTCTGATCGAATCACCGACTCATCCCAGCTCCATCATCCATAATCAATGGGCCACCTTGGTGGTACTAGGAAGTGTCCTACGGAGGCGATGATCCGAAAGGTAGCTGGACGTGGAAGCCATGGGTCACTAGTGATGCTGACAGTTCAGCGATCCCCTATGTTCCAGTGTGCACCAGCCATCACCAGTCCTTGTGCCTCCATAAGCGATCAGCCAAGTGAGTGATGTGTGCCGCTAACTTTGCCTCGAGTGAACAGGTTCTTGGGTGATAATTCTGCTAACTAGGCGCGCTAGTGACTGTCGGGTTGTAGCAACCTTTCGAGATTATCAAACCCCATGTCCACATTTGCAGTGTTTACATACTAATTTTTCGTAAATGTCAGATGTCACTGTCAGTTTcccatctttattttttatccactTTGATCCCTTATTTTTAAAGTGCACCATTGATGTGGGGCTACGTAATAATATCCCGAATTTAATAAATGTCCTAAACTTCTCAACAATCTAAAAATTGACCAACATTCGTGCTTTTCTTAATTGGGTCATACTGAGCCAACTTCCATCTCATTAAAACTCGAATATATACGGACTCATTATGATCGCTagatcatttttaaattattgatttgcATAAAATCATGCAACTTGAGAATGTTAGAAAATACTAGCCATTCATGCTTTAAGtacaaattttactattttaaatatttttacgaACTTCATATTTCTCCTTTATGATATtgctaatttaaatattgaaagaCTATAATCAAAACCGTTATGATATTCTCAcgtattcattttttatagggCACGCAAACAAATCTCTAACTTATATGTGCACCTTTGGAGCATTCCTAAAATACATTAGATGTTAAACTAAACTTCTAAATTTGGACGCATTATATTCGGGGCCATCCATGGGAAACTGATCActgtgtttggttttatttttaatttatgtttgatgtactttgtggagatagagagagaaaaacaaagataaataaatatgtattaaaaatagtgtgtatgtttggatttgtttttggagataatataaaataagtatgatatgtttgatgttgtttagtaggagagaaaaattactgttcattgtcaaatcatgtctcttttatatatatttatatatatgtatgagtatgaatataatttttttatttgtaggtgtagaaaaacaaaagaggcACTCTttcaaaacatttcaaaacaccaccaaaacttccaaaacaaatcaaggcaaacattgtccatgttttggcccatcttaAACCTGAAGATCTTGGAGAATGATTGAAACCgctaaaaaaaatgttgttgGTTCACCTGGTACCCAAACAAGCCTTACGGAGGTCATCCTCCTGAGGACAAAATCCTTTCactgtgtttggatttatattttggcccatctttgaaatgggccaaaataatatcaatatttggttttgatttttacaCCTCCATTgggtgtaaaaacacaaatttgTCTACtaagctatttttttttttaatttataggcCCATAACCCAACTGTACAAATCTGTAAAATTCACCTGATGAAACTATCTTTTTAGCCCTATAGATATATTACTAGCTagcctatatttttttattcaatttttaattattatttaatataaataaataatctccACACCAAAGCAAATGAGATATagtgaatttttctaaatttatctatataatttatattatatattatttaatatatatgctaTATGTTAAATCTaagcaataattatatataaaaaataatttttaacttacaaaacattgatattaaaaatatttactatcaatgccattgactaaaatatttaaaaaatttctacctcaataaattatttagttttgtatattgagGATAATACACCAGTACTATATacgaaattcatatttttcattacttcaattatcaattataattaatcaatccaaatataaagtctaacaaatgtattttcaacacatTACTATACTTcaatttactatatattaattattttcaacttacactatttaaatatttcgtACTCAAAATTCTTAATACATCTGcgaaatatttcagaaatttgaaaattaaggacaatataccaatatacatacttaattaaaaatatttattatttgaattttatatattatattttttcagtcCAAATATAAAGTGTAACAAGATCATTTTAGAGACAATACTAtagtgcatttaattattcattaaatttgtaattattatttaaaatgtaaaaaaaacctcaacaaagaaaattacttaatataagtatatatactatatttcactaacaaataaaatactatatacatacacaattatattaataaatatatataaaaatgacatgatttgacaatcaATAGTAACTTTTGTCTCCTatatcccaacatcaaacatacaccacttattttaaactattttatattatatcaaaatacaaattcaaacattccATCTATCTCAaatacatacttatttatctctgtttttctctctctatctccaaaacaccaaaataaaacacccaaattacaaatccaaacactatgtttATGTTTCACGTTCTGTTTACAagtgttagaataggtgattGGAAAACTAATTAGACTAGTAtggatgtaatttatttgacaaattcaatataatgtaatattattaaatgacTAGAAATGAGTATTCATTATGACTTTATCTTTGTTCTGgtcatttatcatattaaagTATGTTAACATCACGACAAAGCCCACAAACTATTTAGACGATTAATGCAGTTGGATTGTTAGTATTataaaaatcgttcctaatattGAGCAAACCATATCTAAATGTGTTACAAAGCCGTTACAATAACagttaaatcaaattcaaccGAGCCATAACAAAATCagttccaaatttatttttttttccatatcaCCAGGTTTGTAATGGCTACAAGTGGTCATTACAAATACAGTCAGAATTTGTATCGACTTTTTataaagccgttacaaaaagtTCGTAACACCTTATTTAGCCACGGTGCCTTTCTGCTACAAAAAcgattacaaataaaaaaatcgttctaataaaataatttttttgtagtgatatcCAGGCGATTGCCCGTGGTGCCTTGTGTTGGGCagggaaaatataatattttaattttttaaaaaataaattcaatcaaagtgatgtaatttttcagaaattaaaaataataaaaatgtaataaaattatttttcaaatacacaTAATTGTCATTTTAACttagatattatttataataaataatatagttta
The window above is part of the Sesamum indicum cultivar Zhongzhi No. 13 linkage group LG2, S_indicum_v1.0, whole genome shotgun sequence genome. Proteins encoded here:
- the LOC105155609 gene encoding uncharacterized protein LOC105155609 (The sequence of the model RefSeq protein was modified relative to this genomic sequence to represent the inferred CDS: added 44 bases not found in genome assembly) yields the protein MSWLARSIANTLRLDDEEVEDVVEEKETRDDAIPRPTPNDVVPSEERLQDSELYTEDRRLTDSDGGASNNHGEDEDENDNNQGRGVKEDLSELKESLTRQIWGVASFLAPPPPPPPPPPPPLSLASGPFHLQPKSDGAGLGNEEDEEDEELVEYEERDSGQFSELGNFYPSEDYYTKIIESAVGITEEVLAFARNIARHPETWLDFPLSDEGEFDDFDISDAQYKHAMAVEYLAPRLAALRIELCPVHMSEGYFWMVYFVLLHSRLNKHDADLLSSLQIVQARAMWMQELQKRTKEESYWLGVSDFHLKESTDSTHENFIAHSYEDAYFGNASGQISPYESSMNHTTADHEIEKHPFNDIEFIDKSVIKEDPAPKLLEKEIVVGSSIETPVHDDNNNDDDDDNDDDDWLKDDPDLIGYSGTSIVVNEEDISFSDLEEDLDCSMPIKVASTEGNRTKTS